CTTCTTTCTGTACTCAATTAGTGCCATGATACCCACCTCCTTCAGGTTTTTCTTAACTTCAAATATATCCATGATTAAAGATACTTCAACGCATAAGCAAGTGCCCCCCTCGCTCCCATAAATTCACCCGCCCTTGAAAAGGAAATTTTAAGACACAAGGCGGGAAGCTCCTCGGAAATTTCTTTCACCTTCTCGGGAACGTCTCTCAAAAATTCTTTAAAGGTTTCTATCACTCCTCCGGCTAAAACTATCCTGTCGGGGTTAAATATGTGAACACCGTTCATAAGCCCCGTGATTAAGTAATCTTTAAAACTTTCCACAACTTTTAACGCTTCTTCTTCACCTTCTTTAGCCTTTTCCGCAATTTCGTAATCTTTTAAAGTTCTACCGGTAAGCTTTTTATACTCCCTTTCTATTGCGTAAGAGGAGCAGTAAGCTTCCCAGCACCCTTTCCTCCCGCAGTTGCACAGCTCTCCGCCCTTTTTTACAGTATGGTGTCCCATCTCTAAGGCACTTCCGCAAACACCGAAAAATACCTCACCTTTGTACACGAGTCCGGTTCCCAAACCTGTCCCCACCGCTACGAGTAATAGTATCTTGCTATCCCGATAATCGTAGTACCACTCCCCGAAGGCTCCGAGGTTTACGTCGTTTCCTACAACGAAAGGTATGTTAATATCTTCAAGAACCTTCCTGAAATCCGTTTTATCAAGTGCAGGAATGTTAGGCGATTTGTATACGATACCATTAAGAGAAGTAAAACCAGCAACCGCTATACCAACACCGCTCGGATTTCCCGCCTTTATAACCTCT
The genomic region above belongs to Aquifex aeolicus VF5 and contains:
- a CDS encoding ROK family protein, translated to MKKGIDIGGTFIKVLWEDGKKEKHYIKDLKKDREALMEKIREVIKAGNPSGVGIAVAGFTSLNGIVYKSPNIPALDKTDFRKVLEDINIPFVVGNDVNLGAFGEWYYDYRDSKILLLVAVGTGLGTGLVYKGEVFFGVCGSALEMGHHTVKKGGELCNCGRKGCWEAYCSSYAIEREYKKLTGRTLKDYEIAEKAKEGEEEALKVVESFKDYLITGLMNGVHIFNPDRIVLAGGVIETFKEFLRDVPEKVKEISEELPALCLKISFSRAGEFMGARGALAYALKYL